From a single Brassica napus cultivar Da-Ae chromosome C9, Da-Ae, whole genome shotgun sequence genomic region:
- the LOC111209499 gene encoding high mobility group nucleosome-binding domain-containing protein 5-like gives MAKTRGQVGSRRSKRNQGLEVVDQEDKAPQLKVKKRTAKKTASPKKNLVLTPTRRSSRIKKVAAEDDYIEDVTPSDDDEVEDVTPPKDDEVQDVTPAQDDEVEDVTPEDKDDQAEKSMSEEDKDDEEDVNGKEDEEDGDVNGKENEEDGDLNGKENEEEPANMEDDGVLNEKGNEEEACEEEARDMEEDGTAQDDEIPSTEGVELAGEEVSKKNKRGPTKLRRVAENPNDKIMVTFNDIGEHVGPGSVTLSSFLGPLVREHVPVTLADWRKLDAATKATMWEEIQGRFNLQEEWQKAVIFKQLGNVWRAGKSRLVSQVRVAKTAAERIALKPSNIPSLQLWNTWVKSKTTKSFTETSNKYRAMRRNQIPHTTSRKGMLRLADDMVKE, from the exons ATGGCAAAGACAAGAGGACAAGTTGGTTCTCGTCGGAGTAAACGTAATCAAGGCTTGGAGGTAGTAGATCAAGAGGACAAGGCACCGCAACTAAAAGTGAAGAAAAGAACAGCAAAGAAAACGGCTTCCCCTAAAAAGAATTTAGTTTTAACGCCAACGAGAAGAAGTAGTAGAATCAAGAAAGTGGCTGCTGAAGATGATTACATAGAAGATGTAACACCATCTGACGATGATGAGGTAGAAGATGTTACACCTCCTAAGGATGATGAAGTACAAGATGTAACACCTGCTCAGGATGATGAAGTAGAAGATGTAACACCCGAAGATAAGGATGATCAGGCTGAGAAGTCAATGtctgaagaagataaagacgatgaagaggatgtcaatgggaaagaggatgaagaagatggcgatgtcaatgggaaagagaatgaagaagatggagatctcaatgggaaagagaatgaagaagaaccGGCCAATATGGAAGATGATGGAGTTCTTAATGAGAAAGGGAACGAAGAGGaagcttgcgaagaagaagcTCGCGATATGGAAGAAGATGGCACTGCGCAAGATGATGAGATTCCTAGTACTGAAGGAGTTGAGCTAGCAGGGGaggaagtttcaaaaaaaaataaaagaggacCTACAAAGTTGCGTAGAGTGGCTGAAAATCCCAATGATAAGATTATGGTCACATTCAATGACATTGGTGAGCATGTTGGACCTGGTTCAGTAACCCTATCGTCGTTTCTTGGTCCTCTTGTGAGGGAACATGTTCCGGTTACACTTGCCGATTGGAGAAAACTTGATGCAGCGACTAAAGCAACAATGTGGGAAGAAATTcag GGGAGGTTTAACTTGCAAGAAGAGTGGCAGAAAGCTGTTATTTTCAAGCAGCTGGGAAATGTGTGGAGGGCTGGGAAGTCAAGGCTGGTGTCACAAGTACGTGTGGCGAAGACTGCAGCTGAGAGAATAGCTTTAAAACCGAGCAACATCCCATCCCTTCAACTGTGGAACACTTGGGTTAAGAGTAAGACTACCAAATCTTTCACA GAAACGAGTAACAAGTACAGAGCGATGAGAAGAAATCAGATTCCTCACACCACCAGCCGCAAAGGAATGCTTCGTTTAGCTGATGATATGGTAAAAGAGTAG
- the LOC106417273 gene encoding uncharacterized protein LOC106417273: MDSTSAADNIREDAVSKVLGKDKPGRVRGFGRGITANKLAYLQFRDAKIAEMKSEIEELKGMVRELAEKKKSNVDAETSESSGGFKEGVRVQILDWIESEDVVVGEGEFCSAEPKYKIGRIPIGPNAVAIVVKYALSASASLWRPTTDVLTLDEAVGYKISWPMDKVILDKDPNCSEDLSMQSKEGEYRRCKIYDWTNDEDEVIAEGLVCSSKSKDMVNNIPLGPNAVSVEVVKVFNDQAYLWRPTADMFLIGDALSEKIAWPVLKVEVMPTPATEVTPTKCAGKKIASPSKPAKKKAVSPGSTSSTRSPKQKCTLLDCNNSGRKVAEGRVASTDPNELCHFVPLGPNASKVWIDVAKIGDAKVWRPNSEIEYISDAMGSVVAWPNDKIKFV; encoded by the exons ATGGACTCCACATCAGCTGCTGATAACATAAGGGAAGATGCTGTGAGCAAGGTTTTGGGAAAAGACAAACCTGGACGAGTAAGGGGCTTTGGTAGAGGGATTACAGCTAATAAGCTAGCATATCTGCAATTTAGAGACGCTAAGATTGCAGAAATGAAAAGTGAGATTGAAGAGTTAAAGGGGATGGTGCGAGAATTAGCTGAGAAGAAG AAAAGTAATGTTGATGCTGAAACATCTGAGAGTAGTGGTGGATTCAAAGAAGGAGTCAGAGTACAAATACTGGATTGGATTGAATCAGAGGATGTTGTTGTTGGTGAAGGAGAATTCTGCTCTGCTGAACCGAAGTACAAAATTGGTCGTATACCAATTGGTCCTAATGCAGTGGCTATCGTAGTTAAGTATGCACTAAGCGCATCAGCTTCACTCTGGAGGCCTACTACGGATGTGTTAACTCTTGATGAAGCTGTGGGATACAAGATATCTTGGCCAATGGATAAAGTGATTTTGGATAAGGATCCAAACTGTTCTGAAGATTTATCTAtg CAAAGCAAGGAAGGTGAATATCGAAGATGCAAGATATATGATTGGACCAATGATGAGGACGAGGTCATTGCTGAAGGTCTCGTGTGCTCTTCAAAATCCAAAGACATGGTTAACAACATACCTCTGGGTCCCAATGCTGTTAGTGTCGAAGTAGTGAAGGTGTTCAATGATCAAGCATATTTGTGGAGGCCAACCGCTGATATGTTCTTGATTGGTGATGCACTTAGCGAGAAAATAGCATGGCCAGTCCTAAAGGTTGAAGTCATGCCTACACCTGCTACAGAAGTAACACCAACTAAATGTGCAGGGAAGAAAATAGCATCACCTTCGAAGCCAGCCAAGAAAAAAGCAGTG AGTCCAGGCAGCACTAGTTCGACCAGAAGTCCGAAGCAGAAGTGCACTCTCTTGGATTGCAACAACTCTGGACGTAAGGTAGCTGAAGGAAGGGTAGCTTCAACGGATCCGAATGAGTTGTGCCACTTTGTACCCCTAGGTCCAAATGCAAGCAAGGTGTGGATTGATGTGGCTAAGATCGGTGATGCAAAAGTCTGGAGGCCAAATTCAGAGATTGAATACATATCTGATGCAATGGGTTCGGTTGTGGCATGGCCAAATGACAAAATCAAGTTTGTCTAA